In Candidatus Stygibacter australis, the following proteins share a genomic window:
- a CDS encoding hydrogenase iron-sulfur subunit → METKEFKPRIVGFLCNWCTYAAADMAGASRKDISPSLNVIRVMCSSRIDHNLLLTTYFNGADGILVAGUHPGDCHYQVGNYYARRRYALLKKVMETLKLEPERLQLSWISASEGKRYIQVVNEFSDKIKQLGPNPLIKAEQF, encoded by the coding sequence ATGGAAACTAAGGAATTTAAACCCCGGATAGTGGGTTTTCTGTGTAACTGGTGCACCTATGCGGCAGCAGATATGGCGGGAGCATCCCGCAAAGATATTTCACCATCCTTGAATGTGATACGAGTAATGTGTTCGAGCCGGATAGACCACAATCTATTATTAACAACATATTTTAATGGTGCTGATGGCATCCTGGTAGCTGGCTGACATCCTGGAGATTGTCATTACCAGGTTGGTAATTATTATGCTCGACGCAGATATGCCCTTTTAAAAAAAGTGATGGAAACTTTGAAATTAGAACCAGAGAGGCTGCAATTATCATGGATTTCTGCCTCCGAGGGTAAACGCTATATTCAGGTTGTTAATGAATTTTCTGATAAAATAAAGCAGCTTGGACCAAATCCTTTGATTAAGGCTGAACAATTTTAA
- a CDS encoding FAD-dependent oxidoreductase → MNPKETVLVIGSGIAGMEASLMLSKAGKKVYLVERLPLIGGNVIKTGESFPNMECSTCLVAPIQQEILQDKNIEVLTVSNVQSVSGKAGNFDVTILKKARYVNISACLGCGMCYPVCPVSQPNNWEQGLVEKKAIYVECAGSLPNVPVIDSKLCLRLNGTEECNLCTEACMFGAIDFSEQDALIEIKAGAIIAATGFDTIDASKIENQGYGKYPGVFTAYELERLLASNGPTEGKLRLRDGETKPETAAIIHCTGRDLVGYCSNVCCSYSARHAHFMKEKLPEIKIYDIYTDLCLPDKHFQKLNTEIRKTKSTYIYQSDPQKLVIEENAGKLKLNYLNNEQKSTSLDVDMVILTTAIKPAAGMPELAELLGINLDKYGFLQTQEGSIGSICTNRSGIYAIGCAEGPKDIPSSVVQSSAAVAQVMNLLEN, encoded by the coding sequence ATGAATCCTAAAGAAACAGTATTGGTCATAGGCTCAGGAATTGCCGGGATGGAAGCGAGTTTGATGCTGTCAAAAGCCGGGAAGAAAGTATATCTTGTAGAAAGATTACCCCTGATTGGTGGAAACGTGATCAAGACCGGTGAAAGCTTTCCAAATATGGAGTGCTCCACCTGCCTGGTAGCTCCTATCCAGCAGGAGATATTGCAGGATAAAAATATTGAGGTTCTCACTGTAAGCAACGTTCAGTCAGTTAGTGGAAAAGCAGGAAATTTTGATGTAACCATCCTTAAAAAAGCCAGATATGTAAATATAAGTGCCTGCCTTGGCTGCGGAATGTGTTATCCTGTATGCCCAGTATCTCAACCCAATAATTGGGAACAGGGGCTTGTTGAGAAAAAGGCGATCTATGTGGAATGTGCTGGTTCACTTCCTAATGTTCCTGTGATAGATTCAAAATTATGCTTGAGATTAAATGGCACAGAGGAATGTAATTTATGTACTGAAGCATGTATGTTTGGAGCAATAGATTTTAGTGAACAAGATGCATTGATCGAGATCAAGGCAGGGGCAATTATAGCTGCAACCGGCTTTGACACAATAGATGCATCTAAAATAGAGAATCAGGGATATGGGAAATATCCGGGAGTATTTACAGCATATGAACTGGAACGGTTACTTGCTTCTAATGGTCCCACGGAAGGAAAATTGCGGCTTCGAGATGGTGAAACCAAACCGGAAACAGCAGCGATCATCCACTGTACCGGAAGAGATTTGGTAGGTTATTGTTCAAATGTGTGCTGCTCATATTCAGCACGTCATGCCCATTTTATGAAAGAAAAACTGCCTGAGATAAAAATCTATGATATTTATACTGATCTTTGTTTACCGGATAAGCATTTCCAGAAGCTGAATACAGAAATTCGAAAAACAAAATCAACTTATATTTATCAATCAGATCCCCAAAAACTGGTGATAGAAGAGAATGCCGGGAAGCTTAAACTTAATTATCTGAATAATGAGCAAAAGTCAACCAGTTTAGATGTTGATATGGTAATCTTGACCACAGCTATCAAGCCAGCGGCAGGGATGCCTGAGCTGGCAGAACTTTTAGGAATAAATCTTGATAAATATGGTTTTCTGCAAACACAGGAGGGTAGTATCGGATCAATTTGCACCAATCGCTCAGGTATATATGCAATTGGTTGTGCAGAAGGTCCTAAGGATATACCATCCAGTGTGGTTCAATCTTCAGCAGCAGTGGCACAAGTTATGAATTTATTGGAAAACTAA
- a CDS encoding FAD-dependent oxidoreductase: MSDKIGIYVCECGPNIASKVDIERIVAEISALEDMKDIELVVKPYKLLCSVAGKAYLEEEIKANDLTHLVCAACSPRVHDSTFKEVCKKAGLNPYMYKIVNIREQCAWVISDKEEATDKAIQYIHSGIGRVLYQEPLIEKQLESNPDVLVIGGGIAGMESALNLAGKNRRVFLVEREEELGGKVVNYKRLLPRQGITVSSIQNKISELNKNPFIKVFTSTELEKIVGFLGNFEIILKHNKSGEEIELLAGAVILANGSKEADPHDFQGNEYSKDDEVYTALEIEKMYNQTEKITMKNGNIPQSVALVHCIGRKEVGYCSKVCCNYLVKITDYLKELSEKVKITDLFDDICLPEKEDQEYYEKVMTQVKSVRITNSRVEGSELHYTEISGKESVIKPDMIILASALLPSEENVHFADILNIDQHESGFFLESHIKIKPVSTNTDGVFVVGSTRGACGISDAVLQAQAAAGNILTQLIPGQKIIPEVMVSEILEAYCTGCKTCLEVCVFGAIYFDEERGISVVNEAICRGCGNCVGSCPSGSIRTRHFTNPQIYQEVKEALR, encoded by the coding sequence ATGTCAGATAAAATAGGAATTTATGTTTGTGAATGCGGACCAAATATTGCCAGTAAAGTAGATATAGAGCGGATAGTAGCAGAGATTTCAGCTTTGGAAGATATGAAAGATATAGAGCTGGTAGTAAAACCATATAAACTGCTCTGTTCAGTAGCCGGTAAAGCCTATTTGGAAGAAGAGATAAAAGCAAATGATCTTACACACTTAGTGTGTGCAGCCTGCTCACCGCGTGTTCATGACAGCACATTTAAGGAAGTCTGCAAGAAAGCAGGATTGAATCCTTACATGTATAAGATCGTGAATATTCGTGAACAGTGTGCCTGGGTAATTTCTGATAAAGAAGAAGCGACTGATAAGGCAATTCAATATATTCATTCCGGGATAGGCCGTGTATTATATCAGGAGCCTTTAATAGAAAAGCAGTTAGAGAGCAATCCAGATGTACTTGTGATAGGAGGTGGGATTGCTGGAATGGAATCTGCCTTAAATCTTGCGGGTAAAAACCGGAGAGTATTTTTAGTAGAAAGAGAAGAAGAATTAGGCGGGAAAGTTGTTAATTACAAAAGGTTATTACCACGTCAGGGGATTACGGTATCATCGATACAGAATAAAATATCAGAACTAAATAAAAATCCTTTCATTAAGGTCTTCACATCCACGGAATTAGAAAAGATAGTAGGTTTTCTGGGGAATTTTGAGATAATATTAAAGCATAACAAAAGCGGTGAAGAGATAGAACTGCTGGCAGGTGCTGTTATTCTGGCAAATGGAAGCAAGGAAGCAGACCCGCATGACTTCCAGGGAAATGAATATTCAAAAGATGATGAAGTTTATACTGCTCTGGAAATAGAGAAGATGTATAATCAAACCGAAAAAATTACTATGAAGAATGGAAACATTCCTCAGTCAGTAGCCCTGGTGCATTGCATTGGCAGAAAGGAAGTGGGTTATTGCTCCAAAGTCTGCTGTAACTATCTGGTTAAAATTACTGATTATCTAAAAGAACTGTCAGAAAAGGTTAAAATCACTGACCTGTTTGATGATATTTGTCTGCCTGAAAAAGAAGATCAGGAATATTATGAAAAAGTGATGACGCAAGTAAAATCTGTAAGGATAACAAATTCCCGGGTGGAAGGCAGTGAACTTCATTATACCGAGATCAGCGGAAAGGAATCGGTAATTAAACCGGATATGATAATTTTAGCTTCAGCTCTTTTACCATCAGAAGAAAATGTTCACTTTGCTGATATTTTGAATATTGATCAGCATGAGTCAGGTTTTTTTCTGGAGTCCCATATTAAGATCAAGCCTGTGTCAACCAATACAGATGGTGTATTTGTGGTGGGATCAACTCGGGGAGCCTGTGGAATTTCTGATGCAGTATTACAGGCACAGGCAGCAGCGGGAAATATACTCACTCAATTGATCCCGGGTCAAAAGATCATTCCTGAAGTAATGGTTTCTGAAATACTGGAAGCGTATTGTACCGGGTGCAAAACCTGTCTTGAGGTTTGTGTTTTTGGGGCGATCTATTTTGATGAAGAACGAGGAATATCGGTAGTAAATGAAGCGATATGCAGAGGGTGCGGAAATTGTGTGGGTAGTTGTCCTTCGGGTTCGATCCGTACTCGACATTTCACTAATCCTCAAATATATCAGGAAGTTAAGGAAGCATTAAGATAA
- a CDS encoding hydrogenase iron-sulfur subunit, producing MNEEFSPKILSFLCKWCSYTGADLAGINRMQYPTAILPIKVMCSSRVDPVFLIKSYLRGADGILVGGUHPGDCHYQVGNYHTRRRTAIVKQIFTTLGLDEGRIRLTWISASEGQKFAQVGNEFTDKIKAMGGNSTQKQIFL from the coding sequence ATGAATGAAGAATTTTCACCCAAGATATTAAGTTTTTTATGTAAATGGTGTTCCTATACCGGAGCAGATCTGGCGGGTATAAACCGGATGCAGTATCCTACTGCAATTTTACCGATAAAAGTGATGTGTTCCAGCCGTGTAGATCCAGTTTTCCTGATCAAATCCTATCTGCGGGGAGCAGATGGAATTCTGGTAGGTGGCTGACATCCTGGTGATTGTCATTACCAGGTTGGTAATTATCATACTCGCAGAAGAACAGCTATAGTGAAGCAAATATTCACAACCCTTGGTTTGGATGAGGGTAGAATACGTCTTACCTGGATATCAGCTTCTGAAGGTCAGAAATTTGCCCAGGTTGGTAATGAGTTTACTGATAAGATCAAAGCGATGGGTGGAAATTCTACTCAAAAGCAAATATTTTTGTAA
- a CDS encoding sulfurtransferase TusA family protein, which translates to MAVKTLNCVGLKCPQPILKVVAYIPNMEEGDILEVLADCPSFPTDIQAWCNRTGKTLMFCMDDGTGTHSAQIQF; encoded by the coding sequence ATGGCTGTAAAAACATTAAACTGCGTTGGGTTAAAATGCCCACAACCTATTTTGAAAGTAGTGGCTTATATTCCAAATATGGAAGAAGGCGATATACTGGAAGTACTAGCCGATTGTCCTTCCTTTCCCACAGATATCCAGGCATGGTGCAATCGCACTGGCAAAACTTTGATGTTTTGTATGGATGATGGGACAGGAACACATTCAGCACAAATTCAGTTTTAG
- a CDS encoding 4Fe-4S dicluster domain-containing protein, with protein MNKYIKLNIDRSEAIKKFLKELLENDKISSVLSLRKHKNGKVDYGLTSSVDLLDNIVPFYPYMPANAGQLMGRFTPLEKPIAAVVKPCEFRAFVEMVKREQVKRDDFIVISYSCSGVYPLKINAAQEIDEKLANYQQQVANQEIPEGIRSSCTGCEHINPHEADIYISVSGESDNDLKAYLRTDKAIELMEFWHGQSEDKEFDESLLEKLMLKRKEAKEELFAEVDTKDTGLDGLIDIFGRCIGCHGCNSVCPICYCTLCDFDSFNYDYNRQILEKELEQKGALRLPPGTLFFHLGRLSHMSFSCVGCGMCSDVCPADIPVASVFKKTGEATAAMFDFVAGRSVAEEIPVMIYKEEEFPELGE; from the coding sequence ATGAATAAATATATCAAGCTTAATATAGATCGCTCTGAGGCAATAAAAAAATTTCTTAAAGAATTACTGGAAAATGATAAAATCAGTAGTGTATTATCTCTTAGAAAACATAAAAATGGTAAAGTGGATTATGGATTAACTTCAAGTGTAGATTTATTAGATAATATAGTACCTTTTTATCCGTATATGCCAGCGAATGCGGGACAACTTATGGGCAGATTTACTCCTCTGGAAAAGCCTATTGCTGCTGTAGTGAAGCCCTGTGAATTTCGGGCTTTTGTGGAGATGGTAAAAAGAGAACAGGTAAAAAGGGATGATTTCATTGTCATCAGTTACAGTTGCTCAGGAGTGTATCCTCTCAAAATTAACGCAGCTCAGGAAATTGATGAAAAGCTGGCGAATTATCAACAGCAGGTAGCAAATCAGGAAATTCCAGAAGGAATAAGAAGTTCCTGTACTGGCTGTGAGCATATCAATCCCCATGAAGCGGATATTTATATCTCAGTTTCTGGAGAATCAGATAATGATTTGAAAGCTTATTTGAGAACAGATAAGGCAATTGAATTGATGGAATTCTGGCATGGTCAGTCAGAAGATAAAGAGTTTGATGAGTCTTTACTGGAAAAACTGATGCTAAAAAGAAAAGAAGCCAAAGAAGAACTATTTGCTGAAGTGGACACCAAAGATACTGGTCTGGATGGTTTGATCGATATTTTTGGCAGATGTATTGGCTGCCATGGCTGCAATTCAGTATGCCCGATCTGTTATTGTACTCTCTGTGATTTTGATTCCTTTAATTATGATTACAACAGACAGATACTGGAAAAGGAACTTGAACAGAAAGGTGCTTTGAGATTACCGCCTGGCACACTATTCTTCCACTTAGGCAGGCTTTCACATATGAGTTTTTCCTGTGTGGGCTGCGGAATGTGTTCTGATGTGTGTCCCGCAGATATACCAGTAGCAAGTGTATTTAAGAAAACTGGAGAGGCAACAGCAGCCATGTTTGACTTTGTGGCAGGAAGAAGCGTAGCAGAAGAGATTCCAGTAATGATATATAAAGAAGAAGAATTTCCTGAACTTGGAGAATAA
- a CDS encoding FAD-dependent oxidoreductase — MSHKSKSVMVVGAGIAGIQASLDLAEIGLQVHLIEESASIGGRMPQLDKTFPTNDCSMCILAPKMSECARHPNIKIYIKTNISSVEGDPGNFTVKVLQKAKYVDPVKCV, encoded by the coding sequence ATGAGTCATAAAAGCAAATCAGTAATGGTGGTAGGAGCAGGGATAGCTGGGATTCAGGCATCGCTTGATCTGGCAGAGATAGGATTACAGGTACACTTGATCGAAGAATCAGCCTCAATTGGTGGAAGAATGCCGCAGTTGGATAAAACCTTTCCAACCAATGATTGCTCAATGTGTATCCTGGCACCTAAAATGAGTGAATGTGCCCGTCATCCTAATATTAAAATTTATATAAAAACAAATATTTCATCTGTTGAAGGTGACCCGGGAAACTTTACTGTGAAAGTTCTGCAGAAAGCAAAATATGTGGATCCGGTTAAATGTGTT
- a CDS encoding 4Fe-4S binding protein gives MTEIPQKGVLLNSEKGVQNSILAFLKAAAEKKVFDAIMMPMKVPSGDSFAWIMIKDLVWLDNVTPLAPIMPVNAAKAVKRFTRKGEGKNKIAILIRPCEVRACVELTKLNQIKTEDLIIFSYDCPGALPMQDYIKDPDWGDSEFEKLLSNNIWNSDQVKPVCKICDKFSLPASDLHFGREDDHLLLIANSEKGSEFISEMKLEAKEELSGWKKYIEGITSKRLSAKEETYKVIKNKVEGLDNLLNTFAECIGCHNCQSACPICYCRQCYFDSVVSKPNSDIVLMRAEQRGGVSLPLDKLMFHTGRMAHMSLSCISCGLCSDACPVNIPVAKIFSYVASETQKTFEYTAGESFGDALPMKEYKPEELGELGDLVNSAGIQEGDHE, from the coding sequence ATGACTGAAATTCCTCAGAAGGGAGTATTGCTTAACTCTGAAAAAGGGGTTCAGAACTCAATATTAGCTTTTTTGAAAGCTGCAGCAGAAAAAAAGGTATTTGATGCCATAATGATGCCAATGAAAGTTCCTTCAGGGGATTCTTTTGCCTGGATCATGATAAAAGATTTGGTGTGGTTAGATAATGTAACCCCCTTAGCTCCAATAATGCCGGTGAATGCAGCAAAAGCAGTTAAAAGATTTACGCGCAAAGGTGAAGGCAAAAACAAAATTGCTATACTTATTAGACCTTGTGAAGTTAGAGCCTGTGTGGAATTAACAAAACTAAATCAGATCAAGACAGAAGATTTAATAATATTCAGTTATGACTGCCCCGGAGCATTACCTATGCAGGACTATATAAAAGATCCTGATTGGGGCGACAGCGAATTTGAGAAGTTATTAAGTAATAATATCTGGAATTCTGATCAAGTGAAACCGGTTTGCAAAATCTGCGATAAATTCTCCTTACCAGCCAGTGATCTGCATTTTGGTAGAGAAGATGACCATTTGCTGTTAATTGCCAATAGTGAAAAGGGATCAGAATTTATTTCAGAGATGAAGCTGGAAGCAAAGGAAGAATTGAGTGGTTGGAAAAAGTATATTGAAGGAATTACCAGTAAGCGTCTTTCAGCAAAAGAAGAAACTTATAAAGTAATAAAAAATAAAGTGGAAGGTTTAGATAATCTACTGAATACATTTGCTGAGTGCATCGGCTGCCATAATTGTCAAAGTGCCTGCCCAATCTGTTATTGCCGTCAATGCTACTTCGATTCTGTGGTGTCAAAGCCCAATTCAGATATTGTATTAATGAGAGCAGAGCAAAGAGGCGGAGTGTCATTACCGCTTGATAAATTAATGTTCCACACTGGCAGAATGGCTCACATGAGCCTTTCCTGCATATCCTGCGGATTGTGTTCAGATGCCTGCCCAGTAAATATTCCAGTAGCAAAAATATTCAGTTATGTAGCAAGTGAAACTCAAAAAACCTTTGAATATACTGCAGGAGAAAGTTTTGGAGATGCTCTGCCTATGAAAGAATATAAACCGGAAGAATTGGGTGAATTAGGTGATCTGGTTAATAGCGCAGGAATTCAGGAGGGTGATCATGAATAA